In Populus trichocarpa isolate Nisqually-1 chromosome 16, P.trichocarpa_v4.1, whole genome shotgun sequence, a genomic segment contains:
- the LOC18110642 gene encoding probable LRR receptor-like serine/threonine-protein kinase At1g53440 isoform X2, which yields MKSQLLIILYHVHQLLACCSCSSSQPNRNSIRDLKNKCRGKPKYNSLYINCGGGETVVDGKVFEADSTTSNYYKAPTENWAYSCSGDFGSETYDSSDYIKNVECGDCDSAGTQLYNSSRLCPLSLTYYGFCLFKGNYTVKLYFAETVYQSDKDYSNLGKRVFDVYIQGKRELKDFNIKEKASGTNKTWTENFTAFVGDDHLLNIHFFWASKGSSSFSIAPAALSLNGPLVAGISVTANFKVGGKKLSPSQIAGITAGSVFAPLLLLAFMWKMGWLRKSELDEITIEVQGKSFTLKQIIDATRNFNLKMEIGRGRFGIVYKADLPNEIKLAVKKISPQSKQQGKDELQREIFNLKSLHHENLVQLLDGYSIKDLHLLVYDYMHKGSLHHALFEPNSSTKLDWKARFDICLGIAKGLKYLHEEKRFKIVHGNIKPSNIMLDNSLTAKLSDFGLATLCDEEDPFMAIKAKGSRFGVVLLEIVSGKVSADYTPNQEAEFLLDKAGVLYDKGRILDLVDKKLASSYDRKQALTVLLLAMKCVNLSPTLRPKMSEVVSVLVGEKRIDEISEADTSSANIGGLCGACSMVLEI from the exons ATGAAATCCCAACTTCTAATCATTTTGTATCATGTGCACCAACTGCTTGCATGTTGTTCCTGCTCAAGCAGTCAACCGAACAG GAATTCTATAcgtgatttgaaaaataaatgtcggggaaaaccaaagT ACAATTccttatatataaattgtggAGGAGGAGAGACAGTTGTTGATGGGAAAGTGTTTGAAGCAGACAGTACAACATCAAATTACTATAAAGCCCCAACAGAAAATTGGGCTTATTCATGTTCTGGAGACTTTGGTTCGGAAACTTATGATTCCAGTGATTACATAAAAAACGTGGAATGTGGAGATTGTGATTCTGCTGGGACACAGTTATACAATTCAAGTCGCCTCTGCCCTCTTTCTCTGACATATTACGGCTTCTGTTTATTTAAAGGAAATTACACTGTGAAGCTTTACTTCGCTGAAACTGTTTACCAAAGTGATAAAGATTACTCGAATTTAGGGAAACGTGTTTTTGATGTATATATACAG GGGAAGAGAGAACTAAAAGACttcaacataaaagaaaaggccagCGGCACCAATAAGACATGGACTGAAAATTTCACAGCATTTGTAGGAGATGATCATCTATTGAATATCCATTTTTTCTGGGCTAGCAAAGGATCATCAAGTTTTTCCATTGCACCTGCTGCACTGTCTCTAAATGGACCCCTTGTGGCAGGCATTTCCGTAACTGCAA ACTTCAAAGTTGGCGGCAAGAAACTATCTCCTTCACAAATTGCAGGGATTACTGCAGGTTCAGTATTTGCTCCTCTACTTCTGTTGGCTTTCATGTGGAAAATGGGCTGGCTGCGGAAAAGCGAGTTGGATG AAATAACTATTGAGGTCCAAGGAAAATCTTTCACCCTCAAACAAATAATCGATGCTACTCGAAATTTTAACCTCAAAATGGAGATTGGCAGGGGACGCTTTGGAATAGTATACAAG GCTGACTTGCCGAATGAGATAAAATTAGCAGTGAAGAAGATTTCTCCTCAATCAAAGCAACAAGGAAAAGATGAATTACAAAGGGAAATCTTCAACCTGAAATCTTTGCATCATGAGAATCTTGTTCAATTGTTGGATGGCTATTCTATTAAAGACCTGCATCTGCTAGTATATGACTACATGCATAAAGGCTCCCTTCACCATGCGTTGTTTG AACCAAATTCCTCAACAAAACTTGATTGGAAAGCTAGATTTGATATCTGTCTGGGAATAGCGAAAGGTTTGAAGTATTTGCATGAAGAGAAAAGGTTCAAGATTGTTCATGGAAACATAAAACCTAGTAATATTATGCTTGATAACTCTCTTACGGCCAAGTTGTCTGACTTTGGATTGGCAACGCTTTGTGATGAGGAAGATCCATTTATGGCCATCAAAGCAAAAGGGTCGCG TTTCGGAGTTGTCCTACTCGAAATAGTTAGCGGGAAAGTTAGTGCAGATTACACACCAAACCAAGAAGCTGAGTTTCTTCTGGATAAA GCTGGTGTTTTGTACGATAAGGGAAGAATCCTTGACTTGGTTGACAAGAAATTAGCATCCAGTTACGACAGGAAGCAGGCTCTGACTGTTTTGCTCTTAGCAATGAAGTGTGTTAATCTGTCTCCTACTCTCAGGCCTAAAATGTCCGAAGTCGTCAGTGTACTTGTAGGTGAGAAAAGAATCGATGAGATTTCCGAAGCTGATACTTCATCAGCAAATATTGGAGGATTGTGCGGTGCGTGTTCCATGGTGTTGGAAATATAG
- the LOC18110642 gene encoding probable LRR receptor-like serine/threonine-protein kinase At1g53440 isoform X1, giving the protein MKSQLLIILYHVHQLLACCSCSSSQPNRNSIRDLKNKCRGKPKYNSLYINCGGGETVVDGKVFEADSTTSNYYKAPTENWAYSCSGDFGSETYDSSDYIKNVECGDCDSAGTQLYNSSRLCPLSLTYYGFCLFKGNYTVKLYFAETVYQSDKDYSNLGKRVFDVYIQGKRELKDFNIKEKASGTNKTWTENFTAFVGDDHLLNIHFFWASKGSSSFSIAPAALSLNGPLVAGISVTANFKVGGKKLSPSQIAGITAGSVFAPLLLLAFMWKMGWLRKSELDEITIEVQGKSFTLKQIIDATRNFNLKMEIGRGRFGIVYKADLPNEIKLAVKKISPQSKQQGKDELQREIFNLKSLHHENLVQLLDGYSIKDLHLLVYDYMHKGSLHHALFEPNSSTKLDWKARFDICLGIAKGLKYLHEEKRFKIVHGNIKPSNIMLDNSLTAKLSDFGLATLCDEEDPFMAIKAKGSRVYMAPEYSMGKAITVKADVYSFGVVLLEIVSGKVSADYTPNQEAEFLLDKAGVLYDKGRILDLVDKKLASSYDRKQALTVLLLAMKCVNLSPTLRPKMSEVVSVLVGEKRIDEISEADTSSANIGGLCGACSMVLEI; this is encoded by the exons ATGAAATCCCAACTTCTAATCATTTTGTATCATGTGCACCAACTGCTTGCATGTTGTTCCTGCTCAAGCAGTCAACCGAACAG GAATTCTATAcgtgatttgaaaaataaatgtcggggaaaaccaaagT ACAATTccttatatataaattgtggAGGAGGAGAGACAGTTGTTGATGGGAAAGTGTTTGAAGCAGACAGTACAACATCAAATTACTATAAAGCCCCAACAGAAAATTGGGCTTATTCATGTTCTGGAGACTTTGGTTCGGAAACTTATGATTCCAGTGATTACATAAAAAACGTGGAATGTGGAGATTGTGATTCTGCTGGGACACAGTTATACAATTCAAGTCGCCTCTGCCCTCTTTCTCTGACATATTACGGCTTCTGTTTATTTAAAGGAAATTACACTGTGAAGCTTTACTTCGCTGAAACTGTTTACCAAAGTGATAAAGATTACTCGAATTTAGGGAAACGTGTTTTTGATGTATATATACAG GGGAAGAGAGAACTAAAAGACttcaacataaaagaaaaggccagCGGCACCAATAAGACATGGACTGAAAATTTCACAGCATTTGTAGGAGATGATCATCTATTGAATATCCATTTTTTCTGGGCTAGCAAAGGATCATCAAGTTTTTCCATTGCACCTGCTGCACTGTCTCTAAATGGACCCCTTGTGGCAGGCATTTCCGTAACTGCAA ACTTCAAAGTTGGCGGCAAGAAACTATCTCCTTCACAAATTGCAGGGATTACTGCAGGTTCAGTATTTGCTCCTCTACTTCTGTTGGCTTTCATGTGGAAAATGGGCTGGCTGCGGAAAAGCGAGTTGGATG AAATAACTATTGAGGTCCAAGGAAAATCTTTCACCCTCAAACAAATAATCGATGCTACTCGAAATTTTAACCTCAAAATGGAGATTGGCAGGGGACGCTTTGGAATAGTATACAAG GCTGACTTGCCGAATGAGATAAAATTAGCAGTGAAGAAGATTTCTCCTCAATCAAAGCAACAAGGAAAAGATGAATTACAAAGGGAAATCTTCAACCTGAAATCTTTGCATCATGAGAATCTTGTTCAATTGTTGGATGGCTATTCTATTAAAGACCTGCATCTGCTAGTATATGACTACATGCATAAAGGCTCCCTTCACCATGCGTTGTTTG AACCAAATTCCTCAACAAAACTTGATTGGAAAGCTAGATTTGATATCTGTCTGGGAATAGCGAAAGGTTTGAAGTATTTGCATGAAGAGAAAAGGTTCAAGATTGTTCATGGAAACATAAAACCTAGTAATATTATGCTTGATAACTCTCTTACGGCCAAGTTGTCTGACTTTGGATTGGCAACGCTTTGTGATGAGGAAGATCCATTTATGGCCATCAAAGCAAAAGGGTCGCG AGTTTACATGGCACCTGAGTATTCAATGGGAAAAGCAATAACTGTTAAAGCTGATGTTTACAGTTTCGGAGTTGTCCTACTCGAAATAGTTAGCGGGAAAGTTAGTGCAGATTACACACCAAACCAAGAAGCTGAGTTTCTTCTGGATAAA GCTGGTGTTTTGTACGATAAGGGAAGAATCCTTGACTTGGTTGACAAGAAATTAGCATCCAGTTACGACAGGAAGCAGGCTCTGACTGTTTTGCTCTTAGCAATGAAGTGTGTTAATCTGTCTCCTACTCTCAGGCCTAAAATGTCCGAAGTCGTCAGTGTACTTGTAGGTGAGAAAAGAATCGATGAGATTTCCGAAGCTGATACTTCATCAGCAAATATTGGAGGATTGTGCGGTGCGTGTTCCATGGTGTTGGAAATATAG
- the LOC18110642 gene encoding probable LRR receptor-like serine/threonine-protein kinase At1g53440 isoform X3, producing the protein MCTNCLHVVPAQAVNRTDNSLYINCGGGETVVDGKVFEADSTTSNYYKAPTENWAYSCSGDFGSETYDSSDYIKNVECGDCDSAGTQLYNSSRLCPLSLTYYGFCLFKGNYTVKLYFAETVYQSDKDYSNLGKRVFDVYIQGKRELKDFNIKEKASGTNKTWTENFTAFVGDDHLLNIHFFWASKGSSSFSIAPAALSLNGPLVAGISVTANFKVGGKKLSPSQIAGITAGSVFAPLLLLAFMWKMGWLRKSELDEITIEVQGKSFTLKQIIDATRNFNLKMEIGRGRFGIVYKADLPNEIKLAVKKISPQSKQQGKDELQREIFNLKSLHHENLVQLLDGYSIKDLHLLVYDYMHKGSLHHALFEPNSSTKLDWKARFDICLGIAKGLKYLHEEKRFKIVHGNIKPSNIMLDNSLTAKLSDFGLATLCDEEDPFMAIKAKGSRVYMAPEYSMGKAITVKADVYSFGVVLLEIVSGKVSADYTPNQEAEFLLDKAGVLYDKGRILDLVDKKLASSYDRKQALTVLLLAMKCVNLSPTLRPKMSEVVSVLVGEKRIDEISEADTSSANIGGLCGACSMVLEI; encoded by the exons ATGTGCACCAACTGCTTGCATGTTGTTCCTGCTCAAGCAGTCAACCGAACAG ACAATTccttatatataaattgtggAGGAGGAGAGACAGTTGTTGATGGGAAAGTGTTTGAAGCAGACAGTACAACATCAAATTACTATAAAGCCCCAACAGAAAATTGGGCTTATTCATGTTCTGGAGACTTTGGTTCGGAAACTTATGATTCCAGTGATTACATAAAAAACGTGGAATGTGGAGATTGTGATTCTGCTGGGACACAGTTATACAATTCAAGTCGCCTCTGCCCTCTTTCTCTGACATATTACGGCTTCTGTTTATTTAAAGGAAATTACACTGTGAAGCTTTACTTCGCTGAAACTGTTTACCAAAGTGATAAAGATTACTCGAATTTAGGGAAACGTGTTTTTGATGTATATATACAG GGGAAGAGAGAACTAAAAGACttcaacataaaagaaaaggccagCGGCACCAATAAGACATGGACTGAAAATTTCACAGCATTTGTAGGAGATGATCATCTATTGAATATCCATTTTTTCTGGGCTAGCAAAGGATCATCAAGTTTTTCCATTGCACCTGCTGCACTGTCTCTAAATGGACCCCTTGTGGCAGGCATTTCCGTAACTGCAA ACTTCAAAGTTGGCGGCAAGAAACTATCTCCTTCACAAATTGCAGGGATTACTGCAGGTTCAGTATTTGCTCCTCTACTTCTGTTGGCTTTCATGTGGAAAATGGGCTGGCTGCGGAAAAGCGAGTTGGATG AAATAACTATTGAGGTCCAAGGAAAATCTTTCACCCTCAAACAAATAATCGATGCTACTCGAAATTTTAACCTCAAAATGGAGATTGGCAGGGGACGCTTTGGAATAGTATACAAG GCTGACTTGCCGAATGAGATAAAATTAGCAGTGAAGAAGATTTCTCCTCAATCAAAGCAACAAGGAAAAGATGAATTACAAAGGGAAATCTTCAACCTGAAATCTTTGCATCATGAGAATCTTGTTCAATTGTTGGATGGCTATTCTATTAAAGACCTGCATCTGCTAGTATATGACTACATGCATAAAGGCTCCCTTCACCATGCGTTGTTTG AACCAAATTCCTCAACAAAACTTGATTGGAAAGCTAGATTTGATATCTGTCTGGGAATAGCGAAAGGTTTGAAGTATTTGCATGAAGAGAAAAGGTTCAAGATTGTTCATGGAAACATAAAACCTAGTAATATTATGCTTGATAACTCTCTTACGGCCAAGTTGTCTGACTTTGGATTGGCAACGCTTTGTGATGAGGAAGATCCATTTATGGCCATCAAAGCAAAAGGGTCGCG AGTTTACATGGCACCTGAGTATTCAATGGGAAAAGCAATAACTGTTAAAGCTGATGTTTACAGTTTCGGAGTTGTCCTACTCGAAATAGTTAGCGGGAAAGTTAGTGCAGATTACACACCAAACCAAGAAGCTGAGTTTCTTCTGGATAAA GCTGGTGTTTTGTACGATAAGGGAAGAATCCTTGACTTGGTTGACAAGAAATTAGCATCCAGTTACGACAGGAAGCAGGCTCTGACTGTTTTGCTCTTAGCAATGAAGTGTGTTAATCTGTCTCCTACTCTCAGGCCTAAAATGTCCGAAGTCGTCAGTGTACTTGTAGGTGAGAAAAGAATCGATGAGATTTCCGAAGCTGATACTTCATCAGCAAATATTGGAGGATTGTGCGGTGCGTGTTCCATGGTGTTGGAAATATAG